GAAGGCATTAAAAACGCCATCATCGCCCTTTGCACTTCTATTTCTGAAACCACAGACTTTAAGGGTGTGCAAGAAGATTTAGAAAAATTCCGCGAAGGTTTTAGCAGTGTGTGTATCGCCAGTCTTAGCCCTGAAAATGAAGTAATTTGTTCTTATAGTGCGCTTCTTTTTGATGAGCAAAACGGGCATAAACAATTTTATATTTATGTCAGTGAGGTGGCCGAGCATTTTAAAAGTCTTAAAGCCCATCCTGAAAATGTAGAGGTAATGTTTTTAGAAGATGAGGCGAGTGCTAAATCTCCCATCTTGCGTAAACGCCTGCGCTATAGGACAAAGTTGCACTTTGTTGAAAGAGGGGCAGAGTTTGATCGCGTCTATGATAATTTCTTGAACAAACACGGCAAAGGGCGCGGATTGGAAACTATCCGCCATATGCAAGATTTTCATCTCATCAAGTTAGAGTTCCTTAAAGGGCGTTTTGTTAAAGGTTTTGGTCAAGCTTATGATGTGGATGCGCATGGGCATATTTCTTATGTTGGAGCTCAGGGCAATCCCCATAGTAAGGGCAACCCTCATGGCGGACACCCACACGGACACCCCCATGGTGCAAATCCACATGGAGGACATTCTCATGGAGGACACCCACACGGCGGGCATCCCCATGGACATGGCGCACACCATCCCGGAGGCCATCCACACGCTTAACCCTTTTTCTCTCCCCAAATGGGGGGAGGGTAACTCCCCTATAGAATTTCAGAAATTAAACGACATTAAATAAATAATGTTATGATAAAGGTTTAGCCATGCGCAAGCATGGGTGTTTCATGCCAAAAAGGAGTTTAAGAATGCGGCGGTTAGAAACCTTGGAGTCCATTTTAGAGCGTTTGAGAGTTTCCATTAGAAAAAATGGATTAAAAAATTCCAAACAACGCGAGGAGGTGGTGAGTGTGCTTTACAAAAGTGGAACGCATTTAAGTCCTGAGGAGATCACCCATAGTATCCGTTTACGAGACAAGAATACAAGCATTTCTTCAGTCTATCGAATCCTCAATTTCTTAGAAAAAGAGCGATTTATCTACACTTTGGAGACCAATAAAAATGGACGGCGTTACGAGATCGCAGCCAAAGAACACCATGATCACATTATTTGTCTGCAATGTGGAGAGATCGTCGAGTTTGTGGACCAAGAGATAGAAGAGAGGCAAGTTCAAGTGGTGCATAAGTTTCAAGCCAAGCTAGTTAGCCATGACATGAAACTCTTTGTCGTGTGTGCTAAGTGTTTGGCTAAGGAGAATTAATTAAGGTCTTCCCAGCAGAGGGGGTGGGCGTATTCTAAATCTTTGTTTGCCTTTTTGCCTAAGACTTGAGATAGGAATTTAGGGGCAAGTCCGGCATTGGGGCGCAAGGCGCGCACATGATCGCTAGTAAGAGTTTCCCCCTTTTTAAGGGGCTTTGTGATGAATAGGCTACGGGCAAATTGGCGGCCTTCTTTGGGATTTTTCTCCCTCTCTCCACTTCCTAGTGCTAGATAAGTCTCATGCACTGCTTGCACCATCTGCTTAAATTCTGCAGCGTCCATGCTAAAATCTTTATCCACACTCTCTAAACTTTTATCCAAGATAAAATGTTTTTCAATCATGGAAGCTTTAAGGGTGGTGGCAATCACCGCGCTCAAATGCCCTAAAGTGTGATCGCTCAAACCATAGGCGGTGTGGTAAAGCTCTTTGAGTTTAGGCATGGCGAGCAAATTCGCCTGTTGCAAGGGTGCTGGGTAAGCGCTGGTGCAGTGCAATAGAGTGATGCGATCATTGCCCGCTTTGGCGCACACTTCTAGGGCATCTAAGATATTTTCGTGCGTAGCAATGCCTGTTGAGATAATGAGGGGTTTATGCGTGCTGGCCACATAAGCCATAAGTTCTAAGTCTGTGATCTCAAAACTCGCAATCTTATAGCAAGGGCATTGAAGCTTTTCTAAGAGTTCAAGCCCTTTTAAACTAAAAACAGAGCTAAAAATCTCCAAATCAAGACCTCTAGCGTGGTTAAAAAGATCGGCATGCCACTCTAAAGGCATGGCCGCGCGTTGGTAGAGCTCATAGAGACTTTGTTGATCCCATAAAGTCCCTTCAATCACAAAGGGGGGGCGATTGGTCTTGAGAGTAAGGCATTCTGGGGTGTAGGTTTGGAGTTTGGCCGCATTGGCCCCGCTAGTCTTGATAGCCTCTAAGGACAAGAGAGCGGTTTTTAGGGACTTGGCATGGTTAGAGCTCAATTCAGCGACAATATAGGGAGCGGACATGATTTTCCTTTAAAAAGTGCTCAGGGGTGAAAATTTTACAAACAACCATACATCGTGGTAACGCCCTTTGCGGTGGATAAAATCGCGCAAATAACCTTCTTTGCGGTAAGCGTGGCGTTGGTAAAAATTTAGTGCCCGTTCATTAGTAGCAAGCACTTCTAAATGCAAGGCATGGAGGCGGATTTTATAAAAAGCGATAAATTCAAGCGCATTGAGGATTTGAGTCCCCACATGTTCTAAATGCGGGTTTTTATAGATACCCAAAAATCCGTGCCTATGGATGGGGTGTATCCTTGTAAGAGAACCCACACCTAGCAAAGTTTGCCCTTGTTTAAAAAGATAGTAGGCGCTATTGGGGTTCTCTTTAAGCTGTTCAATAAAGCGCAGATGGGCCTCTAGGCCAATGTGTTCATTAAGCATCCATACAGAGGTTTTGGGATGATTGCGAAAAGTCAAAATTTCTAACTGCTCTTGTTGGGTCGTGTGGGTAAAATGGCAGGCGTAGAGGGGGGGGTGTTCTTGCAAAGCAGTTGAGGGAATCTCAAAACTCTTAGAAAGCCATGAAGGATCAAACAAAGATGGCCTTTAGTGTGGATTCAAGCGCATTACCGATGTTTAAGTGCTTTTGAATAGCCTGTATAGCAAGGCGTGCTTTAAGGTCAAAGGCACTCAGATCGTCTTGCAAAGTTTGAAAAGTGCTGCACTTACAGGCCTTAATCGCGCTCAAGGCTTCAAGTTGGGGGCGTTGGTTGGGGGCTACCTCTATAGCTAAAATGGGGGTGAGAGTGAGCATAGCCTCATAGAGCATCCCCCCGCCTCCTAGCAAAGCCACATCGCTTTGTTTTAAAAGAGTGGCAATTTGGGGCAAATGTAAATTTTCATGGAAAATTGCTTGGGCATAAGGGCGCAGGGCGCGTGTAATCTCTGCAGGCGCGCAAATATGGAGTTTGTAGGGCGTGTTTTGCAGGCATTCTAGGGCTTGTTGGTAAAAATGCAAGCTTTGCGCACTTCCCCCAAAGGAAATAAAAAGAGTTTGGATTGTCGGGTTTAGATTTTTATTAGAAGTTTTAAAAGCCATCTCAAAAGGCATAAACTCTGATCCTAGAAAATGGCGTTCTGAAGAATTTTTATAAAGCTTTTCAGCCTGAAAGGCCGGGTTGATCACAAAGGCTTGTGGGGGTTTTGGGTGGGGGAAGTCCTCAAGATAGAGAAAAGCATGGGTTAGAGAAGCTACATAGTGGTAAAAATTTGGGCTGGCTTGATAACTATCCACAATAAGACGATCGCTTTTAGACACTCTAAAATCACGCAACCAATTTATATTAATATCTGCTAAAGGATGGGGAGCAATAAGGCGCGATTCTAGACCGATACGCGTCAAGTGTTTTTGAAGTTTTTGGGCACGGCGTAAGTGTCCTAGTCCGCTTTGAAGCGAGATATCAGCTAGAAGGGTGATCATGGGAGTGCAAAAGTTGGTATTTGAGTTTGGCTAATTCTAGGTCTTCTAAGGTGTCGATGTCTTGGGTGTAAATTTCAGGCACAACAATGGGGTAAGAATGCGCAGCTAAAAGGGGTTCTAAGTTGCTAAAATGGCGCGCCTCTCCCATGTAAAAAAGCCCAGTGTCGTGGTAGAGGGGGGGGAGGTCTTGGGTGCGCTTGGGGAGGTGCTCAGCAAAAAGAGGGGCGGGATTGGGATTTAAACTGAAGGCGCGATAAGGCGAAGCGCCATAAGGACTAAGCGCGATAGCGTATTTATAAGTTGGATGCTCTAAGAGGACGTTTTTAGCTTCTTGAAGTTGGTTAGCTTGGAGCAAGACACTTGTCCCATAGAGCGCGCAAACGAGCGTTTTGGGCGTAAGTTTTAAAGTAGCGATGGCGTGTGCTATGGCTTCTAAACTGGGGGTAAGCGCATCGGCCAAATGAGCGGGGCGCAAAAAGGGCGTGGACGCGCCGTATTCTCTAGCAATGCGCGCGATTTCAACACCATCCGTGGACACCACCACTTGATCAAAGAGTTTTGATTGCAGGGCGGTTTGTATGACATGGGCGATGAGGGGTTTTCCTAGAAAAGAGTAGATATTTTTATGGGGGATGCGCTGACTATTGGCGCGCGCTAGAATGATAGCGATCACTCTAACCCCTAGAAGGGAAATTCAGATTCAAGGACTTCATTGGAAAGTTTCTTTTTATTGCTCGCGCTCAAAGGTCCTAAATTAGTGTAAGAGATCTTGGCATCAGCGATGTGTTTAGACTGCACGACATTATTTTTATTAATATCAAAGGGACGCACCACACCGCTTAGTTTGATCACCTGCTTTTCCCCATCAACTAAAATCTCCTTACTTCCGTAAATAAAATAATTTCCATTTTCTAAAACCTTAACAATGCGTGCGGTGAGGATGAATTTAAGGTCCTCGCTCTTTTTTTGCGAACCTCCTCCCTTGAAGGTTTTATTTGTGGTGGGTTGGGTGAGGCTGTAATTGCTGCGATCGTCTAAAAACTGGGCTTGCTCTCTTTTGTTAAGATCTGTGCCATTGTAAGCTAGGCGGGGGGGCGTAGAAGTGCCATTAGAAGTATTAGCGTAATTTTTTGATGCGCTGTAGTTAGCGCTGGCGTTTTCAGAGATTTCCACAGTTACAAGATCATTGGGCTTCATAGCGCGTCTATCGGCAAAAAGAGGGCGCTCCCCCTGCCCAAAGAGACTTCCGGGTTTAGCAATTTCAGGGATAAATTCTTTAGAGGGCATTTCTTCCACATAATCAGGAGGATCAAACTTGATGCCCGGCTCAACAGCCCTAGCCAAACTCAGTAACACCACAAAACTTGCAAGCTTAAATTTAAACATGCTCTTCCTTAGTGGGTTTTATGCGTGATTATACTATAATGGGGACTTAGCCATCACTTTTAGGATAGAAAATGCGGAAAAAACACGGGTTGACTGTGATCATGGGGGCTGTGTTGGGCATGGGCGGATTAGATGCCCTAGATACCTCCGATTGGAAAAAGGGTTTGATTATAGGGACGAATTATCAGACTGGGCTTATCAATATCCAAACGGAAACTAAAGCCAAACGCAATGGCATGAATGTCAATGCCAATGGTTTAGGCTTCTTGATAGGGTATACAGGGTATTTTCGCGACGATCAGATGTTTGGGGCGCGTTATTATGCCTTTTTAGATTGGCAAATATTTGGTGCGCAATATCATCCAAGCCCCTATGGAGGAGGAGGGTATTATGGGGGTAATAACCTGCTCACTTATGGGGCTGCAGCAGATTTTTTCTATAATTTTTTTCAAGGCACTATCTATAGCAATGATATTTCGCTAGATTTAGGGACCTATGTGGGCGTGGGGATTGCGGGCAGTTCTTGGTTATTGGGCGATACGGGGCGAGATAAACTAGGAATTCCTAGTTTGGGTCTTCCTAGCGTGAATGTGAGCGCTTTTCAATTTCTTTTTAATATCGGGCTGAGGGCTTTACTTGTAGATCAACATGGAATCGATTTAGGTTTTAAAATTCCCACCATCAACAACCATTATTATACAAGCGACTCCTACAGCGTAAAACTACGCCGTAGTTTTGCTTTTTATATCAACTATAGCTACCACTTCTAGTAGGGTATGCAAGAAGAGAGCATCTTTTTATAGTAACTTTGCGCCTTTTGGATTAGAGCGGAGTTGTCGTCTTTGAGCAGTAATTCGTAGCTGTTTTCAAAGGCATTTTTGCTCCAGTTGGCCGAACCTAGAAAAATCCACTTGTTATCGATGAGTGCTAGTTTTTGGTGCATGATACCCCTGTAGGAAGCTTGAAAGTGTCTAGCACTCTTAACTTCCTTGCCTTGAAGGAGGCAAGTATGAATACCTTTGTATTTAGAGAGATAGGCGATAGTGGAGTGCTTGCCATGCACATTTGAACCATAATCATAAATGATGTTGATCTTCACGCCACGATCGGCCGCGTTTTTAAGAGCTTTAGAAATAGCTTGATGCGTGAAACTATAAATCGCAATGTTGATATTACTTTGGGCCGCGTTGATCCCTGAAATCAAACTATTTAGAGCATCTTTTTGTTCATAGGGCAACATGTAAAGTGTGGGGTTTGCGCACAAAAAGCCCGCGCACACGCAGGGCAACAAAAAAGACCTGAAAGAAACCATTTGCGAAACTCCTAGTCCTCAATTTTAGGTTAAAGTAAAAAGGCTTGTTTTTGTATTATAATGCAGGGTTTAGGTAGTCTAGCTTAAGGAGAGTGGCGTTGAAAATTTTATTAGTCAACAAAAATAGGATGATCGAAAAGCTGTTTGAAAATATTGCTAAAAAACTTTCTTTGGAGCTAGTGGTGCAAGAGCACAGCAATGAAGCTCTCTCAAGCTTGCAGAATGGCGAGGATTACTTTTTCTTTGCAGATGATACGGTGATAGATGAGGAAGAGTATCGCAAATTTGAACCTCACTTGGAAACATGTAAGCTCAGTGCTTTTATCCACAGGAAGAGCGTTTTGCCCTTTGGGTCATTTAGCCATTATATTCAAAAGCCTTTTTTGCCCACGGATGTTTTGCATATCTTAGAAAAGACTATGGATACCCTTACCATTCCTCATCAGGAGGCTCCTGCTCAAGAGAAGCTTGCAACAGATTCGGCGTCATTAGATTTAAACCTTGATACAGGTTTTGATTCAGAGTTGGACCAACTTGAGGAATTAGAACATCTCTTTGATCCCCAAACAAGCGCGCCTCATACTCCGCAAGAGAATCCTACAGAGAATGCGCATGCCTTGGACAACTCGGGAGAAGAAAACTTAGAAGACTCAGAACCACAACAAAAACAAGAGGGGGTATCCCAAGAAGGAGACTTAAAAGATTTTTTGGAAGAACCATCCCCGGCTCCACAAGCTGATTTGACTCCACAAACCGAGATTACAGAAACGGAGTCTGAGTCAAAACCCGCAGATCTTAATATTTCCCTAGAGGATCTCCTGCCTGTGGATAATAGCGTGGATGACGAAGGCATCCATGGATTCGACTCCAAAAAGGAGAGTGAGCCACAAGCTTTTTTTGAAGAAGAGCTATCTTCTTTTCCCCAAGAGGCAGAAGTTCATGCAGATACCCCCATAGAGGAGGCGCAAGCAACTTCAGCTTTGGAGTCTCAGCATGAACAAAACCCCCCTCACTCAGAACCCGATCCTCAAGAGATGGTTTTAGAACAAGAGGGGCTTGAATCCCAAGAAAAAGTCTCTGAGCAGGGCAATGCTGAAAGTGTGGAGGTTGAACTTCAAGATATTGCACATCTTGAAGATATCCCCGAACCGGTGATGGCCAGTGTGATGGATCAACCTTACAAAGAGTCAGGGGAGCAAGAATCTAACGAGGTAGCCGATGCGATCCCACAGGAGACCCAAGAAACCGATACGCAAGAAGTTACACCCCAAGCAACACCAATCTTAGACGCACCTGAGACTATAGAACCTCACGCAGAAGAAGAGAAAGAAGAGAAAGAAGAGAAAGAAGAGAAAGAAGAGAAAGAAGAGAAAGAAGAGAAAGAACTCTTTGAAGGTGCAGAACCTCAAGAGGAGCAAGACCATGAGGAGCAGGCAACAACGCTTGAATCTGAAGCATTAGATCAAGATACCACACAAACAAACACATCTTTAGAGGCCCCTCAAGAAGAAGTTTCTAGCCACACAGCCACCTCTCTTGTGCAAGAAGCAGATTTAGATGAAGATCAGGATATTTTAGAGGACCTAGAAAGCTTGCCAGAAGAGCCAATGCAAGAAACCTCTCCCCAAGAAGAAGACGCGTCTGCAAAGTTAGAGTCTGCATTGGAGGACACTGCAGGAGAAAATCCTAGTGAAGCAGAAGTGAGCGATGAATCTTGTGCAACAGAAAACCTAGAAGATTCTAAAGTGGCAGATTCTCATAGTGTGGAGGAAGAACTTCATGAAGACGCGCCCCAACCTCTTGAGCCACAAGAACTCATGCAAGAAGTCCACGAGTTGCCCACGCCTGTTGACTCTCCTAGCAAGGAGCAAGCAAAAGAGAGTGAACAGACAAGCCAAGAATCCCTACCATCTGTATTGCCCACTTTGACCCTAGATTTGCAAACCCTGCTCAAAGATTTACCCATCGATCCAGAGATTCTCAAAAATAAGGTCTTAAGTATTCAAATTATCGATAAACCCCAATGACAGCTTCAGATGCCTACCGCATTTTAGTTCTAGCAGGACCAAGTGGGGCGGGCAAAAGCACTTTAATTAAACACATCATGGCTTCTTGCCAAGATGTTTATTTTTCTATCTCCACCACCACGCGCCCCAAAAGGGCGGGCGAGGTTCATGGGCAACATTACTATTTTGTGAGTCAAGAGGCTTTTTTAGAAGGGATTGAGAAAAATCAATTCTTAGAGTGGGCGCTTGTGCATGGACACCATTATGGCACTTCTCTTTTACCCGTGCAGGACGCTCTTAAAGCGCGCAAACTTGTGCTTTTTGATATTGATGTACAAGGGCACCATAGTCTTAAAAAGATTTACCCTAAGGCAACCTCTATTTTTGTTACCACTAAAAATGTGCAAGTGCTTAGAGAACGCCTAGAACAACGCGGGACAGACACCCAAGAGATCATCACCAAACGCCTTGAAAACGCTTTTAAAGAGCTTCAGGAAGTGGATAGTTTTGACTATGTGCTGATCAATGAGGATTTAGAGCAAGCTAAAGAGAGAGTTTTATGGGTGGCGCGCACCCTAGACTACAAACAACAAATGTTTCCTAAAGAAGCCCTCTGCACGGCTTGGCGCAAAAAAGGACTTTAAGGCTTTTAAAGCCAGCTATAGTAGAATAGACCACCTTATGTATTAAAGGATTAGTATGGGTGGCTTTAGCAGTGTATGGCACTGGCTCATCGTTTTATTTGTGATTTTACTTCTTTTTGGGGCAAAGAAGATTCCCGAACTTGCTAAAGGATTGGGAAGTGGAATTAAAAACTTTAAGAAGGCAATCAAAGAGGACGAGGAACCAACAAAACCCCAAGAATCCCAAGTTCTCCACAATAATCAAACCCCTTCTCCCTCCACATCCCAACAAGATCACAAGGCTTAAGCATTGTATAATAAAATTAAAGGCGTGTTAGAACGCCTGTTGGACACAAAGATCGTTTTAGAGCATCCTAAGGATAAGAGTTTAGGGCATTATGCGAGCGTGGTAGCTTTTTCTCTAGCCAAAGAGCGCAGAAAAGCCCCTAAGATCATCGCTGAAGAGTTGGTGCAATTTTTAAAGCAAGAGCAGGTATGCCAAGAGGTTTTTGCTTCTATTAGCGCGCTCAATGGTTATCTTAACTTCACACTTAAAGAAAGCTTTTTAGATGAGCTCTGTAATCAAGCTCTGAGTCTAGGAAAAGATTTTGGGCGAAATATCTTAGAGTCCAAAAAAAGTTACTATATAGAGTTTGTGAGCGCAAACCCCACCGGGCCCCTGCACATCGGGCATGCGCGCGGAGCGATTTTTGGGGATAGCTTGTGCCGTTTAGGGCGTTTTTTGGGTGTAAAAACCCATGCTGAATATTATGTCAATGATATGGGCGCACAAATCCACATGTTGGGTCTCTCTGTGTATTTAAGGATACAGGAGATGCGGGGCGCACAGGTAGAATATCCACCCAATGCTTACAAGGGGGACTATATTACCGAGCTGGCACAAAAGGCGTTAGAACACTTTGGCGCGCTAGAGGGGGAAGAAGAAGCCCTTATAGCGCAACTAGGAAACTTTGCAAAAGAACTCATGCTAGCAGAAATTCAAGAAACTCTAGCAGAGACGGGCATATGCATGGACGCTTACATTAGCGAAAAGGCGATGTTTAGCGCACAAGAGAGGGTTTTTACTCGCTTACAAGAGGCAGGAGGGGTTTATGAGAGTGAGGGGAAAATGTGGCTTGCTTCTAGTCAAAAGGGAGATGAAAAAGATCGCGTGCTTAAAAAAAGCGACTCCACTTTTACCTACATTGCTGGAGACATCACCTACCACGATTACAAATTCCAACAAAACTACGACCACTATATTAATATCTTTGGGGCAGATCACCATGGCTATGTGGCGCGCATTAAGGCGGCTTTAGAGTTTCTAGGTTATGAGTCCCAACGCCTAGAGGTGCTTTTAGTGCAAATGGTCGCCCTCTTACAAGAGGGCAAGCCCTATAAGATGAGCAAGCGCGCGGGGAATTTTGTCCTCTTAAAGGATGTTTTACAAGACATTGGTAAAGATGCTCTGCGCTTTGTTTTTCTCTCTAAAAAGCTGGACACGCATTTAGAATTTGATGTCGCTAGTTTGCAAAAACAAGACAGCTCTAATCCCATTTTCTACATCCATTATGCCAACGCGCGCATCCACACCCTTATGAGCAAATTCCTGCAAAGAGGAAATGAACAAGCTATTTATGCTAGCTCACTTTGTAATCTCCCCCCCGTTGCTACACACCTGCTCTTTAGCGCGCTCAACTTGCCTAAGGTGCTTGTGAGTGCTTTTGTGGATCGCGAACTGCAAAAGATTTGTGAGTATCTTAAAAACCTCGCGGGGGATTTCCACGCCTTTTACAACGCTCATAGAATTTTAGAAACACCTCAAGAACTTCCATATCTCAAACTCTGTCAAATGGTGAGCCTAAGTCTGACAATCGGATTAAGTATGCTAGGGATTGAAGCTAAGAAAAAAATGTAAGGGGAAGCAGGACGGGGAAGGAGGGGGAGGTTACCCCGCCCTGCAGTCCCTATTATAGCACAAGTTTCACTTAAAATAAGCTAAATTCCCGGGTCGATCTCAATTTTAAAGGCAAGAGGGTGATCTTTAAGATGGTGTAAAATTTGTAAAAGATTTTTCGCAGAAGCCGCGCTTAAGAGAATTTCATAGCGGTATTTCCCCGCTACTCTAAACACCTGCGCCTGACCACTTCCCAAGATTTCCACTTCTTTAACACTCTCAAAGAGGGTTTGCAAAACATTTAAGATAGTCTGCATATCCTCTTGAGCCTTTTCTTGGCTTGTAGCACTAAATTCAAGCTGAGCCAAACGCCTAAAAGGGGGGAAAACTTGCATGCGTGTGTGGAGCTCATCTTTTAAAAAGACCTCATAATCTTCAAGATAATGTTGTAAAAAATCTCTGTTATGCGACTGAATAAGCACTCTGCCATGTTTTTTGCGCGCGCTACGCCCAGCAATCTGGCACATCAAGCTTACCCCCTGCTCAAAGCTTGCATAACTTCCATTGTGCAACACCTCATCTAGCCCTAAAATCACCACTAAATTCACCTTAGGATAATCATGTCCCTTAGAAATCATCTGCGTGCCGATCAAAATATCTAATTGATGCGTGTTAAAAGCCTCTAAGATGCTTTGAATTTGTTGGTTGGTATGGGTGTGATCCTTGTCTAAAATGCCAATACGCGCTTGGGGCAGTAGCGCCTCCAACTCTTTTTTACACTGCTGTGTGCCCATGCGCTTGCCTTGCAAAGAATCGCATTGACAACTAGGGCAAACTTTAGGGATACTCTCTTGGTGTTGGCAGTAGTGGCAACGCATGCACCGATCTTTGAGGTGCAAACTCATATTCACGCTGCAAAAGGGGCAACGCACCCCCTGCCCGCACACCTGACACAAGAGCTTTTTAAAATGCGCGCGGGTGGGCAGAAAAATTATGCTCTGTTGTTGAGCACTCAAAGTGTCTTGTAGAGCCCTCAAAATAGTAGGACTAAGCGCAGTTGCGCCTTCATCAAAGATCACTTCTTGGCTAGAACCATGAAAACGCCCCCTAAGACGCACAAGACTTTGGCTTTTTTGCGCCACATAATAACTTCTTATACTGGGTGTTG
This portion of the Helicobacter felis ATCC 49179 genome encodes:
- a CDS encoding midas domain-containing protein yields the protein MKILLVNKNRMIEKLFENIAKKLSLELVVQEHSNEALSSLQNGEDYFFFADDTVIDEEEYRKFEPHLETCKLSAFIHRKSVLPFGSFSHYIQKPFLPTDVLHILEKTMDTLTIPHQEAPAQEKLATDSASLDLNLDTGFDSELDQLEELEHLFDPQTSAPHTPQENPTENAHALDNSGEENLEDSEPQQKQEGVSQEGDLKDFLEEPSPAPQADLTPQTEITETESESKPADLNISLEDLLPVDNSVDDEGIHGFDSKKESEPQAFFEEELSSFPQEAEVHADTPIEEAQATSALESQHEQNPPHSEPDPQEMVLEQEGLESQEKVSEQGNAESVEVELQDIAHLEDIPEPVMASVMDQPYKESGEQESNEVADAIPQETQETDTQEVTPQATPILDAPETIEPHAEEEKEEKEEKEEKEEKEEKEEKELFEGAEPQEEQDHEEQATTLESEALDQDTTQTNTSLEAPQEEVSSHTATSLVQEADLDEDQDILEDLESLPEEPMQETSPQEEDASAKLESALEDTAGENPSEAEVSDESCATENLEDSKVADSHSVEEELHEDAPQPLEPQELMQEVHELPTPVDSPSKEQAKESEQTSQESLPSVLPTLTLDLQTLLKDLPIDPEILKNKVLSIQIIDKPQ
- a CDS encoding outer membrane protein, encoding MRKKHGLTVIMGAVLGMGGLDALDTSDWKKGLIIGTNYQTGLINIQTETKAKRNGMNVNANGLGFLIGYTGYFRDDQMFGARYYAFLDWQIFGAQYHPSPYGGGGYYGGNNLLTYGAAADFFYNFFQGTIYSNDISLDLGTYVGVGIAGSSWLLGDTGRDKLGIPSLGLPSVNVSAFQFLFNIGLRALLVDQHGIDLGFKIPTINNHYYTSDSYSVKLRRSFAFYINYSYHF
- a CDS encoding FlmD protein, which codes for MITLLADISLQSGLGHLRRAQKLQKHLTRIGLESRLIAPHPLADININWLRDFRVSKSDRLIVDSYQASPNFYHYVASLTHAFLYLEDFPHPKPPQAFVINPAFQAEKLYKNSSERHFLGSEFMPFEMAFKTSNKNLNPTIQTLFISFGGSAQSLHFYQQALECLQNTPYKLHICAPAEITRALRPYAQAIFHENLHLPQIATLLKQSDVALLGGGGMLYEAMLTLTPILAIEVAPNQRPQLEALSAIKACKCSTFQTLQDDLSAFDLKARLAIQAIQKHLNIGNALESTLKAIFV
- a CDS encoding phospholipase D-like domain-containing protein; translated protein: MVSFRSFLLPCVCAGFLCANPTLYMLPYEQKDALNSLISGINAAQSNINIAIYSFTHQAISKALKNAADRGVKINIIYDYGSNVHGKHSTIAYLSKYKGIHTCLLQGKEVKSARHFQASYRGIMHQKLALIDNKWIFLGSANWSKNAFENSYELLLKDDNSALIQKAQSYYKKMLSSCIPY
- the gmk gene encoding guanylate kinase, encoding MTASDAYRILVLAGPSGAGKSTLIKHIMASCQDVYFSISTTTRPKRAGEVHGQHYYFVSQEAFLEGIEKNQFLEWALVHGHHYGTSLLPVQDALKARKLVLFDIDVQGHHSLKKIYPKATSIFVTTKNVQVLRERLEQRGTDTQEIITKRLENAFKELQEVDSFDYVLINEDLEQAKERVLWVARTLDYKQQMFPKEALCTAWRKKGL
- the pseH gene encoding UDP-4-amino-4,6-dideoxy-N-acetyl-beta-L-altrosamine N-acetyltransferase — translated: MFDPSWLSKSFEIPSTALQEHPPLYACHFTHTTQQEQLEILTFRNHPKTSVWMLNEHIGLEAHLRFIEQLKENPNSAYYLFKQGQTLLGVGSLTRIHPIHRHGFLGIYKNPHLEHVGTQILNALEFIAFYKIRLHALHLEVLATNERALNFYQRHAYRKEGYLRDFIHRKGRYHDVWLFVKFSPLSTF
- the tatA gene encoding twin-arginine translocase TatA/TatE family subunit, with amino-acid sequence MGGFSSVWHWLIVLFVILLLFGAKKIPELAKGLGSGIKNFKKAIKEDEEPTKPQESQVLHNNQTPSPSTSQQDHKA
- a CDS encoding HugZ family heme oxygenase — its product is MEIQFILDHMNKNHVGDMEKLLGKFGQIKGVQGVHLKTATLEHIEIAYTLEGKDGALKIDYPAKVSDNEGIKNAIIALCTSISETTDFKGVQEDLEKFREGFSSVCIASLSPENEVICSYSALLFDEQNGHKQFYIYVSEVAEHFKSLKAHPENVEVMFLEDEASAKSPILRKRLRYRTKLHFVERGAEFDRVYDNFLNKHGKGRGLETIRHMQDFHLIKLEFLKGRFVKGFGQAYDVDAHGHISYVGAQGNPHSKGNPHGGHPHGHPHGANPHGGHSHGGHPHGGHPHGHGAHHPGGHPHA
- the fur gene encoding ferric iron uptake transcriptional regulator, which produces MRRLETLESILERLRVSIRKNGLKNSKQREEVVSVLYKSGTHLSPEEITHSIRLRDKNTSISSVYRILNFLEKERFIYTLETNKNGRRYEIAAKEHHDHIICLQCGEIVEFVDQEIEERQVQVVHKFQAKLVSHDMKLFVVCAKCLAKEN
- the pseF gene encoding pseudaminic acid cytidylyltransferase, whose amino-acid sequence is MIAIILARANSQRIPHKNIYSFLGKPLIAHVIQTALQSKLFDQVVVSTDGVEIARIAREYGASTPFLRPAHLADALTPSLEAIAHAIATLKLTPKTLVCALYGTSVLLQANQLQEAKNVLLEHPTYKYAIALSPYGASPYRAFSLNPNPAPLFAEHLPKRTQDLPPLYHDTGLFYMGEARHFSNLEPLLAAHSYPIVVPEIYTQDIDTLEDLELAKLKYQLLHSHDHPSS
- the flgH gene encoding flagellar basal body L-ring protein FlgH, with translation MFKFKLASFVVLLSLARAVEPGIKFDPPDYVEEMPSKEFIPEIAKPGSLFGQGERPLFADRRAMKPNDLVTVEISENASANYSASKNYANTSNGTSTPPRLAYNGTDLNKREQAQFLDDRSNYSLTQPTTNKTFKGGGSQKKSEDLKFILTARIVKVLENGNYFIYGSKEILVDGEKQVIKLSGVVRPFDINKNNVVQSKHIADAKISYTNLGPLSASNKKKLSNEVLESEFPF
- the pseI gene encoding pseudaminic acid synthase is translated as MMSAPYIVAELSSNHAKSLKTALLSLEAIKTSGANAAKLQTYTPECLTLKTNRPPFVIEGTLWDQQSLYELYQRAAMPLEWHADLFNHARGLDLEIFSSVFSLKGLELLEKLQCPCYKIASFEITDLELMAYVASTHKPLIISTGIATHENILDALEVCAKAGNDRITLLHCTSAYPAPLQQANLLAMPKLKELYHTAYGLSDHTLGHLSAVIATTLKASMIEKHFILDKSLESVDKDFSMDAAEFKQMVQAVHETYLALGSGEREKNPKEGRQFARSLFITKPLKKGETLTSDHVRALRPNAGLAPKFLSQVLGKKANKDLEYAHPLCWEDLN